A single genomic interval of Pseudomonadota bacterium harbors:
- a CDS encoding deoxyguanosinetriphosphate triphosphohydrolase, which produces MENVVPLSKLINIGQHNLAPYACDFLKSKGRIYPEERSNNRSDFRRDCDRIIHSTAFRRLEYKTQVFVNHEGDHYRTRLTHSLEVAQIARSISRNLSLNEDLAESLALAHDLGHTPFGHAGEEALREAAKDYCGFDHNAQTLKVLTHLEDKYAAFDGLNLTWESLEGIVKHNGPITGKYRDKERYDGNVHPVISKIDDQFNLQLDKFPSAEAQIASFADDIAYNNHDIDDGIRARLFTVNDVKKLPIVGNMFRELANEFTNLSESRLIHEANRRMINRMVVDLTRHTLKNIKDFNIETVDDIRNLDRPVVGFSKGMHENVKTIKEFLNENMYKHYKVSRMTSKAKRIIQDLFAILNTEPECLPNDWREKALNAENANKRSEVVVDYIAGMTDRYAIDEHKKLFDLDLSS; this is translated from the coding sequence ATGGAAAATGTAGTTCCTTTATCAAAATTAATCAATATAGGACAGCATAACCTAGCCCCCTATGCCTGTGATTTTTTAAAAAGCAAAGGCAGGATATACCCCGAAGAGAGAAGCAATAACCGTTCGGACTTCAGGCGTGACTGCGACAGGATAATCCATTCAACCGCATTTAGGAGGCTTGAATATAAAACGCAGGTGTTCGTAAATCATGAAGGCGACCACTACAGAACAAGATTAACTCATAGCTTGGAAGTTGCTCAGATAGCTCGTTCAATTAGCCGTAACTTATCCCTGAATGAAGATTTAGCCGAATCACTGGCACTTGCCCACGACCTTGGTCATACACCTTTCGGTCATGCAGGAGAAGAAGCCCTTCGTGAAGCTGCAAAAGATTATTGCGGATTTGACCATAACGCACAAACATTAAAGGTGCTAACGCACTTGGAAGATAAATACGCAGCATTTGACGGGTTAAACCTGACATGGGAGTCACTGGAAGGTATTGTAAAACATAATGGGCCGATAACAGGTAAATATCGTGATAAAGAACGCTATGACGGCAATGTACACCCCGTAATTTCAAAGATAGACGACCAATTTAATCTGCAACTTGATAAATTCCCGTCAGCCGAGGCACAAATAGCATCATTCGCTGATGACATAGCATATAACAACCACGATATTGATGACGGTATCAGGGCTAGACTATTTACTGTTAACGACGTAAAAAAACTGCCTATCGTCGGAAATATGTTCAGGGAGCTTGCAAATGAATTTACAAACCTTTCCGAATCAAGGCTTATACATGAAGCAAACAGGCGAATGATAAACCGTATGGTTGTTGACCTTACCCGTCATACTTTAAAAAATATTAAGGATTTTAATATTGAAACCGTTGATGATATCAGAAATCTTGACCGACCTGTAGTAGGTTTTTCAAAAGGTATGCATGAAAATGTCAAAACCATAAAAGAATTTCTGAATGAAAATATGTACAAACATTATAAAGTCAGCAGAATGACCAGTAAGGCTAAACGCATAATTCAGGATTTGTTTGCGATATTAAATACCGAGCCTGAATGTTTGCCTAATGACTGGAGGGAAAAGGCTCTTAATGCCGAAAATGCTAATAAACGCTCTGAAGTGGTAGTGGATTATATAGCAGGAATGACCGACCGCTATGCTATTGATGAACATAAAAAATTGTTTGACTTAGATTTATCTTCGTAA
- a CDS encoding glycosyltransferase family 2 protein: MQKHSASKKVSVVIVTYNSAKVIEECLKSIPDGMKVYVIDNASKDSTCKIVKETRPNAILIQNDSNIGFGCANNVALEKIDTEFALLLNPDAILEKDSIQKLVQAAEKYEEAAIIAPNLYNDDGSLQQSYKTAFYVREETKAKYIAPSGDLCAECLSGAVMLLRMKHFKKIGFFDPKIFLFYEDDDLCLKAMNAGYSLVLTPDSEVTHIMGASTPKSNKIIFFKNKHMLWSRLYLEEKYFNKGRAKYVAFCYLYFYLAKFFLKFCSFQFTRSMKSLGSLTGCLYYLFGIKP, from the coding sequence ATGCAAAAACACTCGGCTAGCAAGAAGGTTTCTGTTGTTATAGTTACATATAACAGTGCAAAAGTGATAGAAGAGTGCCTTAAATCTATCCCCGACGGCATGAAAGTATATGTTATAGATAACGCAAGTAAAGACTCTACATGTAAAATCGTAAAAGAAACCAGACCAAACGCCATATTAATTCAAAATGATAGTAATATCGGCTTTGGCTGTGCAAATAATGTAGCTTTGGAAAAAATAGATACCGAATTTGCTCTACTTTTAAACCCCGATGCTATCTTGGAAAAAGATTCTATACAAAAACTGGTGCAGGCCGCAGAAAAATATGAGGAAGCCGCTATAATAGCACCTAATCTTTACAATGATGACGGTAGCCTTCAGCAAAGTTACAAAACCGCTTTTTATGTACGTGAAGAAACGAAGGCAAAATATATAGCTCCGTCCGGCGATTTATGTGCCGAATGTTTATCGGGTGCGGTTATGCTCCTTAGAATGAAGCATTTTAAGAAAATAGGATTTTTTGACCCGAAAATATTTTTATTCTATGAAGATGACGATTTATGCTTAAAGGCTATGAATGCCGGATATAGCCTTGTGTTAACACCCGATTCGGAAGTAACCCACATTATGGGAGCTTCAACCCCAAAATCCAACAAAATAATATTCTTTAAGAACAAGCATATGCTGTGGTCAAGGTTATATCTGGAGGAAAAATATTTTAATAAAGGACGGGCAAAATATGTGGCTTTTTGCTATTTATATTTTTATTTAGCAAAGTTTTTCTTAAAATTCTGTTCTTTTCAGTTCACAAGGTCTATGAAATCACTAGGCAGTTTAACAGGTTGCCTGTATTATCTTTTCGGTATTAAACCATAA
- a CDS encoding RidA family protein — protein MSAVAKKLEELNIIIPEAAKPAANYVPYTISGNQIIISGQIPFVNGSVEGQVGKLGDNFSIEQGKAVAKVCAINIISQLKDASNGDLSKVKCVRLGVFVNSTPDFTEHPAVANGASDLIAQVFGNNGKHARAAVGVSSLPFGVAVEVEATFEFI, from the coding sequence ATGTCTGCCGTTGCAAAAAAACTAGAAGAATTAAATATTATTATCCCTGAGGCTGCAAAACCTGCGGCTAACTATGTTCCGTACACAATAAGCGGAAATCAGATAATCATTTCAGGGCAGATACCATTTGTTAACGGCTCGGTTGAAGGTCAGGTCGGCAAACTTGGTGATAATTTTTCAATCGAACAGGGAAAAGCAGTAGCAAAAGTTTGTGCTATAAACATAATTTCCCAGCTTAAAGATGCGTCAAATGGCGATTTAAGCAAGGTAAAGTGCGTAAGGCTTGGCGTTTTTGTTAACTCCACCCCTGACTTTACGGAACACCCTGCCGTTGCGAACGGTGCATCGGATTTAATAGCCCAAGTATTCGGCAATAACGGCAAACACGCAAGAGCCGCCGTCGGAGTTTCAAGCCTGCCCTTTGGCGTAGCGGTTGAAGTTGAAGCTACTTTTGAGTTTATATAG
- the phoB gene encoding phosphate regulon transcriptional regulator PhoB, with protein MKPSVLIVEDEDSILALLEYNLEKEGYKVRHTADGEEALIMIEESMPDLVLLDWMLPGLSGIEICRRIRSNSRTKKLPIIMLSARGEEADKIDGLDEGVDDYLVKPFSPKELIARINAVLRRIRPAFSNEALEYGDVKMDMTTRQVFFKGKEVKLGPIEYRLLQALMEHPNRVLSREQVIRRVWGYADDVEPRTVDVHVNRLRNGLGMLKDKGTIIKTIRASGYCIRNVDALEPSEVMDSEIKDLIGDFNSNEEKK; from the coding sequence ATGAAACCATCAGTACTAATCGTAGAAGATGAAGATTCCATACTTGCCCTGCTTGAGTATAATCTGGAAAAAGAAGGTTATAAAGTACGGCACACCGCAGACGGCGAAGAAGCATTGATAATGATAGAAGAAAGTATGCCTGACTTGGTATTGCTTGATTGGATGCTTCCGGGTCTTTCGGGGATTGAAATATGCAGAAGGATTCGTAGTAACAGCAGAACAAAAAAGCTCCCTATAATAATGCTTTCGGCAAGAGGTGAAGAAGCTGACAAAATTGACGGTCTTGACGAAGGTGTTGATGATTACTTGGTAAAACCGTTTTCACCAAAAGAGCTAATCGCAAGAATAAACGCTGTTTTACGCAGAATACGACCGGCTTTTTCAAACGAAGCCCTTGAATATGGCGATGTAAAAATGGATATGACTACCCGTCAGGTGTTTTTCAAAGGAAAAGAAGTAAAGCTAGGACCTATTGAATATAGGCTATTACAAGCTTTAATGGAACACCCTAACAGGGTGCTTTCAAGGGAACAGGTTATCAGGAGAGTATGGGGATATGCCGACGATGTTGAACCACGCACTGTTGACGTGCATGTAAACCGACTTAGGAACGGTCTTGGTATGCTAAAAGATAAAGGCACGATTATAAAAACAATACGTGCTTCGGGTTATTGCATCAGGAACGTAGATGCATTAGAACCTTCAGAAGTTATGGACTCTGAAATAAAAGATTTGATAGGTGACTTTAACTCGAACGAAGAAAAAAAGTAG
- the ligA gene encoding NAD-dependent DNA ligase LigA, protein METLFDFNSQKETSDISLESITESQAIVELERLANEIAKHDELYHKEDNPKISDAEYDALRKRNEGIEEKFPNLIRGDSPTNKVGYAPSEKFGKVKHTVPMLSLANAFSEQDINDFIDRVRRFLGLNESDEVDIFAEPKIDGLSFSARYEKGVFVRGATRGDGTTGEDITENLKQFLPTKLQGEFPDILEVRGEVYMSHKDFQALNKEQEKNGGKIFANPRNAAAGSLRQLDARITKSRNLKYFMYGWGEVSEQIADKQSDMIESFKKMGLSTNPLSKIIKNTKQILDNYGDIYAKRPNLDYDIDGIVYKINLIERQQRLGFISRSPRWAIAHKFPAEQAKTILEKINIQVGRTGALTPVAELTPITVGGVVVSRATLHNKDEIERKDIREGDTVIIQRAGDVIPQVVGVDIELRSTGSKAFIFPDKCPICGSIAKKEEGEAVTRCTGGLICNAQAVESLKHFVSRDAFDIEGLGEKQIKSFWEDGIISKPSDIFQLEENEKNSLKSIGNREGWGKKSVENLFNAINEKRKIELNRFIYALGIRFVGTTTAKLLAFSYNNFKNWEENMKKASDVSSEEYNELLSIDGIGEKVARSIVQFFREEHNIEEVNKLAQILDIQNAERPKSNSPVAGKTVVFTGTLIKMTRSEAKAKAESLNAKVSGSVSKKTDYVVAGEEAGSKLKKAGELGVKILTEDEWINLINQTV, encoded by the coding sequence ATGGAAACCTTATTCGACTTTAACAGTCAAAAAGAAACATCTGATATCTCGTTAGAAAGTATAACCGAGAGTCAGGCGATTGTTGAACTTGAAAGGCTTGCGAACGAAATCGCAAAGCATGACGAACTGTACCACAAAGAGGATAATCCTAAAATATCCGATGCCGAATATGACGCATTAAGAAAAAGAAATGAAGGAATTGAAGAAAAATTCCCGAATCTTATAAGGGGGGATAGCCCCACAAATAAAGTCGGGTATGCTCCTAGTGAAAAATTCGGGAAAGTAAAGCATACTGTTCCGATGCTTTCCCTTGCAAATGCGTTCTCAGAACAAGACATAAATGACTTTATCGATAGAGTCAGGCGGTTTTTGGGATTAAATGAAAGTGATGAAGTTGATATTTTCGCCGAGCCAAAAATTGACGGGCTTTCTTTTTCCGCACGTTATGAAAAAGGTGTGTTTGTCCGTGGAGCAACAAGAGGGGACGGAACTACCGGAGAGGACATAACAGAAAATTTAAAACAATTCCTGCCGACAAAACTTCAGGGGGAATTTCCCGACATATTGGAGGTGCGTGGCGAGGTCTATATGTCACATAAAGATTTTCAAGCACTCAATAAAGAGCAGGAAAAAAACGGCGGCAAAATATTTGCAAATCCACGAAATGCCGCAGCCGGTTCATTGCGTCAGCTAGATGCTAGGATAACTAAAAGCCGTAATTTAAAATATTTTATGTATGGCTGGGGTGAGGTTAGCGAACAAATAGCCGATAAACAATCTGATATGATTGAATCTTTTAAAAAGATGGGGCTGTCGACAAACCCTCTATCTAAAATAATTAAGAACACCAAGCAAATACTTGATAATTATGGCGATATATATGCGAAGCGTCCGAATCTGGACTATGATATTGACGGTATCGTCTATAAAATAAATTTAATTGAGCGGCAACAAAGGCTGGGCTTTATAAGCCGTAGCCCACGCTGGGCAATTGCACATAAATTCCCCGCTGAACAAGCCAAAACAATCTTGGAAAAAATTAATATACAGGTCGGGAGAACGGGAGCATTAACTCCGGTTGCCGAGCTGACACCTATTACGGTGGGAGGAGTTGTAGTATCAAGAGCGACTTTGCATAATAAAGATGAGATTGAACGAAAAGACATTAGGGAAGGGGATACCGTTATAATTCAAAGGGCAGGGGACGTAATCCCCCAAGTAGTAGGAGTTGATATTGAATTACGTTCGACAGGCTCTAAAGCCTTTATTTTCCCTGATAAATGCCCTATATGCGGCAGTATCGCAAAGAAAGAAGAGGGAGAGGCGGTAACTCGCTGCACAGGTGGGTTAATTTGCAATGCGCAGGCAGTTGAAAGTTTAAAACACTTCGTATCCCGTGACGCATTCGATATTGAAGGATTGGGAGAAAAGCAGATAAAATCTTTTTGGGAGGACGGAATAATCTCCAAACCGTCGGATATATTTCAATTAGAAGAAAATGAAAAAAATAGCCTGAAATCTATCGGTAACCGTGAAGGTTGGGGCAAGAAATCGGTTGAAAATTTATTTAACGCCATCAACGAAAAACGTAAAATTGAGCTAAACAGATTTATTTATGCTTTAGGCATACGTTTTGTAGGAACTACAACCGCAAAATTATTGGCGTTTAGTTATAATAACTTCAAAAATTGGGAAGAAAATATGAAAAAAGCCTCCGATGTATCGTCGGAGGAGTATAACGAGCTGTTATCAATTGACGGAATCGGCGAAAAAGTAGCCCGTTCAATTGTGCAATTCTTCCGTGAAGAGCATAATATAGAAGAAGTTAACAAGCTGGCACAAATATTAGATATACAAAATGCGGAACGCCCCAAGTCAAATTCTCCGGTTGCTGGAAAAACAGTTGTATTTACAGGAACGTTAATAAAAATGACACGGTCTGAGGCAAAGGCAAAAGCTGAAAGCCTGAATGCCAAAGTTTCCGGCTCAGTATCTAAAAAAACCGATTATGTAGTGGCAGGAGAAGAAGCAGGTTCAAAGTTGAAAAAAGCCGGCGAACTTGGCGTGAAAATATTAACTGAAGATGAATGGATAAACCTGATAAATCAAACGGTATAG
- a CDS encoding DUF2335 domain-containing protein has product MNSIKKTTESTKKIGKREHQHRVEGAIAAFTSPLPPPETLKHYEDILPGTTERILSLTEAQSEHRQKHENEYLKAHERIRKMEISTKSSEIKRGQIFGFVALLMWIACIVFFALSGKDTLSYIMAGAAAVTGIIGAFTGNQKKKSSE; this is encoded by the coding sequence ATGAACAGCATCAAAAAGACAACAGAATCCACTAAAAAAATCGGTAAGAGAGAACATCAGCACAGGGTAGAAGGTGCGATTGCAGCTTTTACAAGTCCTTTGCCTCCACCTGAAACTCTAAAACATTATGAAGATATCCTACCGGGTACAACAGAAAGGATTTTGTCTTTAACTGAAGCACAATCAGAACACCGCCAAAAGCACGAGAATGAATATTTAAAAGCACATGAGCGGATAAGGAAAATGGAAATAAGCACAAAAAGCTCCGAAATAAAGAGGGGGCAAATATTTGGCTTTGTGGCTCTATTGATGTGGATTGCCTGTATAGTTTTTTTTGCATTAAGCGGTAAGGATACGCTGTCTTATATCATGGCAGGAGCTGCCGCAGTTACGGGAATAATAGGTGCATTTACAGGCAATCAAAAGAAAAAATCATCAGAATAA
- a CDS encoding flagellar assembly protein FliX has translation MDKPDKSNGIVMQITKIANNKSVSKKSSAQKTGGTSFSSHLSQSSEANVASPSSSVSGVMQLDSLLALQEVGDEPSSRKRQIQHGFNIVEHLDQIRIGLLEGKISQSVLNNLDDLINSWREADTDNQLKELIDEIELRAAVELAKLEHS, from the coding sequence ATGGATAAACCTGATAAATCAAACGGTATAGTCATGCAAATAACAAAAATAGCAAATAATAAGTCCGTCTCAAAAAAATCATCTGCACAAAAAACAGGCGGCACATCATTTTCATCTCACTTGTCGCAAAGCAGCGAAGCTAATGTTGCAAGCCCGTCATCTTCGGTATCTGGAGTTATGCAGCTTGATTCATTACTAGCCCTACAGGAAGTAGGAGATGAGCCGTCAAGCCGCAAAAGGCAAATACAACACGGGTTCAATATAGTCGAGCATCTTGACCAAATAAGAATAGGGTTGCTTGAAGGAAAAATATCCCAATCCGTATTAAATAACCTTGATGACCTTATAAATAGCTGGCGTGAAGCCGATACGGACAATCAGCTAAAAGAACTTATTGATGAAATTGAGCTTAGAGCGGCTGTGGAATTGGCTAAACTTGAGCATAGTTAA
- a CDS encoding DUF1353 domain-containing protein, which yields MKIKYDNIKHYKYRILEGFQLQTEIIPPKAIKSNFSSLSENGLLRIEKGFCIDGATGGLDTEDVMRGAVIHDAFCNWQHQGLLDVEHRKEVDKLFRKTLLEDGVSDFRAGYMYAAIKTYVEMRYN from the coding sequence ATGAAAATTAAATATGACAATATAAAACATTATAAATACAGAATATTAGAGGGGTTTCAATTACAAACTGAAATAATTCCTCCTAAGGCAATAAAATCAAATTTTTCAAGTTTATCAGAAAACGGCTTGTTAAGAATCGAAAAAGGCTTTTGTATTGACGGTGCTACAGGGGGGCTAGATACTGAAGATGTTATGAGAGGTGCGGTTATACATGACGCTTTTTGCAACTGGCAGCATCAAGGTTTATTAGATGTTGAGCATAGGAAAGAGGTTGACAAGCTTTTTAGAAAAACACTCCTTGAGGACGGCGTTAGTGATTTTCGAGCAGGCTACATGTATGCTGCGATAAAAACTTATGTTGAGATGCGGTATAATTAA
- a CDS encoding mechanosensitive ion channel, producing MEFYLSSLYQEMLGATIMFWPQFISGLLIFLLFCVLYIATGVIFKRLINGRESNRQHSVKFLKKFIRLFLIIFGFITMLGTWGIDISAIVAGLGLTGFALGFALKDALSSVLAGIMIHVYKPFEVGDTISTCGSEGIVTSIDLRYTTIESNGVRHLIPNSKLISEKVLISGR from the coding sequence ATGGAATTTTATTTAAGTAGCCTATATCAGGAGATGTTGGGGGCAACTATTATGTTCTGGCCGCAGTTTATCAGCGGTTTGTTGATATTCCTTTTATTTTGTGTGCTTTACATAGCTACGGGAGTTATCTTCAAGAGGCTGATAAACGGCAGGGAAAGCAACAGGCAGCATTCCGTAAAATTCCTAAAAAAATTCATACGCCTGTTTTTAATTATATTCGGCTTTATAACCATGCTCGGCACATGGGGTATCGACATAAGTGCCATTGTTGCAGGTTTGGGGCTGACGGGGTTTGCCCTTGGTTTTGCGTTAAAAGATGCTTTATCAAGTGTTTTGGCAGGCATTATGATTCACGTATATAAGCCTTTTGAAGTGGGAGATACTATAAGCACCTGCGGCTCTGAAGGAATAGTTACCTCAATTGACTTGCGATATACCACAATAGAATCAAATGGGGTTAGGCATCTTATTCCAAACTCTAAGCTTATTTCGGAAAAGGTTCTGATATCAGGGCGTTAG
- a CDS encoding transglycosylase SLT domain-containing protein → MPLLFMFISGITAYFAGLTSAKTGKLTKEKVDSIKNQTIAAFDEAIKFTPVPVLKPIMQKARLAEAEVKDLAEKITTLYFPVVDPMMVRAIIQIESNRKPDATRYEPHLEESSTGLMQTLLSTAVDMAKNWGATRYGIPTEKDLLNPEISVYFGAAYLNWLRRYGTEEQNIVRNYNGGPKGYQRSATLDYWEKYKKAKAGL, encoded by the coding sequence ATGCCGTTATTATTCATGTTTATCAGCGGTATAACCGCTTATTTTGCCGGACTAACATCAGCAAAAACAGGCAAGCTTACAAAAGAAAAAGTTGATAGTATCAAAAATCAAACGATTGCTGCTTTTGATGAGGCAATAAAGTTTACGCCTGTGCCGGTTTTAAAACCAATAATGCAAAAAGCAAGGCTTGCAGAGGCGGAAGTCAAAGACTTAGCAGAAAAAATTACCACGTTATATTTTCCTGTTGTTGATCCGATGATGGTCAGGGCAATTATTCAGATTGAAAGCAATCGCAAGCCCGATGCAACAAGATACGAGCCGCACCTTGAGGAAAGTTCCACAGGTTTAATGCAAACATTGCTTTCAACTGCCGTGGATATGGCTAAAAACTGGGGTGCGACTAGATACGGAATTCCTACGGAAAAGGATTTGTTAAATCCTGAAATAAGCGTTTATTTTGGTGCGGCATATCTTAACTGGCTACGCAGATACGGGACTGAAGAACAAAATATTGTGCGTAATTATAATGGTGGTCCTAAAGGTTATCAGCGTTCGGCAACGTTGGATTATTGGGAAAAATATAAGAAAGCAAAGGCGGGGCTTTAA